The Pararhizobium sp. IMCC21322 sequence CTCATCAAACAGGAACACATCGGGATTGCCGACTATGGCGCGCCCGATGGCAACACGTTGCCGCTGTCCACCGGAGAGCTCACGCGGATATCGATCCATCAGCGCATCCAGTTTCAGCGTCGCCGAGGCATTATCGACATTTCGTTTGATGTCAGTTGCCGGCATCTTCCGGACTTTCAGACCGAAGCCCATATTTTCTCGCACTGTGAGATGCGGATACAGCGCGTAGGATTGAAACACCATGGCAACGCCGCGCTTTGATGCAGACACTTCGTTCATGCGCCGTTCACCAATCATCAGATCGCCGGACGTGATGTCCTCAAGACCGGCAATCATGCGCAGCAATGTTGATTTTCCGCAGCCGGACGGGCCGACAAACACAACAAATTCGCCATCTTCAATCGTCAGATCAATATCCCGTATGACCTTCACAGGACCAAAGGATTTGGCAAGATTACTTAGGGCAAGGCTTGTCATGACTGTTTGTCCAATTGGCAATCAGAAGGTTGGTTCATCCCTTCACCCCCGACATTGCAAAGCTTTCAATAATCTGGCGCTGGGCAATGAGATAGACGCCCAGAATAGGGATCACAGCCAAAGTGGTGGCCGCAAGCTGCAGGTGCCAGAGCGGCAGACCATAGGCATCGGTGAAATTCGACAGCGCCAGAGGCAGGGTGAACTTCTCCAGACTGGAGAGAAACACCAGCGGTTCCAGAAACAGGTTCCACGAATGCAGAAAGGTAATGATTGCCACCGCTGCCAGCGCCGGGCGTGACATGGGAATAGCTATTTTCCACCAGATACCAACCCGTGACAGCCCATCCATTTTCCCGGCTTCTTCCAGCTCCTTCGGCAGCGCCACAAAATATTGACGCATCAAGAAGGTGGCCATCACCCCATGCGCTCCGAAAACCGGCAACAGGATCAGCGGCATATGGGTATCCATCAGACCCATCCAGCGGATGAGGAAGAAGTTGGGAATGATGGTCACCTCTTCAGGCACCATCAGCGCCGAAATCAGAAACAGCATCAGCAACGCAGAACCGGCAAACCGCAGCCGCGCCAGCGCGTAGCCAGCCAGTGAGGAGATCACCAGAGTAATCACGGTCACCGCCGCTGAAATATACAGCGAATTGAAATATTGCTGCGCAAAGGGCTGGTGGTCAAACACATCAAGAAAATTCTGCCAGCGCCATATGGCTGGGAAAAGGGATGGTTGGCCGAAGATTTCTGCCGAGTTTTTGAAGCCCGATGACACCATCCACAAAAACGGAAAGACAAAGGGCACGGCCACGATCAGCAAAGATACGGTCCATAGAACACGCTTGATCAATTGCAGCTGTTTTTGAGACAGGTTCATCCCGACCCTTTCTGGCGCAGGATCAACTGCACAATCGTAAGTGCCAGTACAATTACAAACATGATGATGGCCAGCGCAGACGCATAACCGACATTGAAGAATTCAAAGCCCTGCTGGTAGATGTAATAGGCCAGCACCAGCGTGCCGTTTTCCGGTCCACCACCCGTCATCAGATAGATGTGGTCGAACACTTTGAACGAGCCGATGGTAGTAATCACCATGATGATCAGCGTTGTGGGGGCCAGCAAGGGCCAGATCACCATGCGGAAAATCTGCCAGCGGGATGCGCCTTCCAGCTGCGCGGCTTGCTCATAATCCCGGGGGATTGCCTGTAGTGCAGCAATGTAAAGAATCATATTGAGCCCGACCATTTTGATGACGCGGGTCACAATCACGGCGAACATCGCCCAATTCGGTTCCCGCAACCAGTTCGGGCCGTCAATGCCAATGCTTGCGAGCAATTGGTTGACCGCGCCTGCCTCTCCCTGAAGCAGGAACTTCCAGACGATGGCCCAGGCCACCGCAGAAGTGATAACGGGTGCAAAGAAGATGGTTCGGAAGAAAACGACCCCGAAAAAGGGGCGCGACAGCGCAAGTGCCAGCGTCAAAGCCAGTGCCATGTTCATTGGCACCAACCCAAGGGCAAACAGCGCTGAATTGCGCACGACAAGCCAGAAATCGGGATTGACCGTTAAGGCATCGCGAAAGTTTTCAACACCAACATAGGTGGATTCCTGACTGAGAAGATTCCATTCGGTCAGGCTGTAAAGGCCCACGGCAATCAGTGGGCCCAAAAAGAAGATGATAAAGCCGATCAACGTAGGACTGACAAACAGCCACGCTTCAAGCGCCTCCTTGCGGCGCAGGGTCAACCATGGCACGCGCGTTGCCTGCGCCATGGTTGCTGTTTTCTCACTGGGAGTCATGCCCCGGTCCTGTTTAAATGGCCTGCGTTGAATTCAGCCTAGAGTTCCGACTGAATGGCAGCGCAGACGGCTTTCAATGCTTCCTCGACATTCGCATCCGCTTTCCACAGCGCATCAAAGCGCGGCTTCATGGCAGCTTCAATCTGCGGCGTCCGCTCATGGCTTGGAAGCACCTGACCATCTGTAATCGCAGCTTTCACATTTGCCATTTGTGCAGCTGGAATAAGTGCATTGGCGTTGGTGAACGCCTCACTGTCCAGAACGGATTTGCGTGCCGGCGGGAAGAATTGGGCCATAACCGCAACGTTTTCTGCATTGGTCATATGAGCAATGAATTCCTTGGCAAGCTCAGGGTTTTCGCTCTTGGAAAACACCACAAGTCCGGCCTGTCCGATCACCGGCGACGCACCGGCTGGACCGGTTGGCAAGGGCGCAATACCCCAGTTGAACCCGGCATCCGGCATTTTGGAAGCACGGGAAATCTGGTTGATGGTCATCGCTGAACTACCGGAGAAGAAGTCGCCCTGTTCGCCTGGCGGTACAATGGAGCCGTCTTTGAAGATCATTTCATGCAATTGGGTGACCGCAGCAACCGCTTCCGGTTTTTCAAACCCGCACTCGCCACCGTCAAAGGCATTGCCACCGTAAACCCGGATTGGCGGCATGATGGCGTGCATGATGCGGCTGTCATAGCCCTGACCATCCTTGAACTCAAAACCCCATTTGCCTTCATTTGCAGCTGCCAATGCGGCCGAGACTTCGCGGAATTTCGCCATGTCCCATTCGCCCTTGTCAGCAAGGGTCAAAGGATCTTCCAATCCGGCAGCATCAAACATGTCCTTGTTGAAGAACATCATGAAGGGGGACGTTGAGAACGGCACGCCATAAACGGCACCATCATTGGACCACAGCGCCATGGCCGGTTTTGAAAAGTCTTCCAGATCATAGCCTTCAGTGGCAGCCAGAGTTGGTGTTAGCTCATCCAACACACCCGCTTTGACAAAAGTCGGCATTGAATTTTCAAACATCCAGCCAAGATCCGGCGGTGTACCGCCAGCCAGCTGGAATGTAAGTTTCTGGATGTAATCACCCGCCGGAATGGTCTCAAACGTGACCGTTACATCCGGATGCTTGGCTTTGAAGCTTTCGCCGATGCTGTTGAGCATGTTGAGATGAGCGTCATTGCCCGTCCAAACTGTAAAGCGCAATTCCTGCGCAACTGCCGGAGATACCAGAAAACTGGCACCCAGCAGCGCGGCGGCTGTAATTTTTGTTCTGAACATTGTCATTTTACTCCTCCGTTAAAACTTTGTCTGTGGTCACAAGAAAGACGGTCTCAACCCGTCACTGAACAAATTCCATGAGGTTTCCGGGCGCATCACCGATGTCCCATCCGCCATTGACGGGAATATCAACGCCTGTGATGTAGCTTGCGCCATCGCCGCAAAGCATCGTCACAGGTGCCACAAGGTCTTTTGGCGTTCCCGGCCGGGCCATTGGTATTTTGGCGGTGACCGCGTTGCGAAAATCAGGCTTTGCATAGAGCGCTGCCATATGGTCGGTCTCAATCGCGCCGGGAGACACCACATTCATGGTGACGCCATTGGGCGCAACATCCCGCGCAATGGCCCGCAAAGCTGTCAGTTGCGCAGACTTCAATGCAGCATAAACGGTGGTTTCAGCGCGTGGTCTTGTGGCCATGACACTGCCAATCGCAACCACCCGGCCCCATTTGCGCTGCTCCATCGACGGGACCAGAGCGCCTATCAGCATCAGCATTGAGGTGAAATTCGCGCTCACATGCGCATTGATGAATGCAGGATCAACATCCTGCCAGGATTGGCGTTTTTCCATTGCCGCATTGGCAATGAGAATATCAATTTGGCCAGTTTCCAGAGCCGCTTTGGCAAGTCTGGAAGCACCGTCACTTTCCAGAAAATCCGCCAGAATGACCGGGCAGGTTTCAAACAATTGCCTGTCATCACCAGTTTTTTTGGCATCAGCACGGCGGTGCAGAACGAGCTCTGCGCCCTCCGCTGCCAAAGCCTGTGCAATCGCGTAGCCAATATCAGAATTAGCTCCGGTAACAAGGGCACGCTTGCCGGAAAGGGAGCCAGCGCTATCAGCCATTGGCCACCTCGAAAGACGCAATATCGGCTGCATCATAATGGGCCACCAGGCTCGCTTGGGCTCCGGCCTGATAGCCCGCAGCTATCGCATCATAAATGGCTTCATGCCGCAAAACCGTTGCCTGCCAGTCCGCTTTGGAGCGGTTGCTGCGGCGTGAAAACAGTTCTGAGACCTCTCGCTGAACCGAGCGCATGCCTTCAACCTGCATCCGGATCATCGTATTTCCGGTCGCAAGCGCCATGCCGAGATGAAAATCGATATCCGCCTGGGTAAAATCTTCAGGCTCACCGATTGAGGAGCGCATGACCTCCAGGGCCTGCTTCATAAGCGTCAGACCCTTTTGATCCCTGCGGTTGGCGGCCAGTCTGGCAATGCCGGATTCCAGCACCAGACGCATCTCATTGGCTTCCTGCAAACGCTTCAGACTTGAGCGAACGGCATAGCCATAAATGCGATCCAGTGGTTCACCGGTCATCGCCTTGGCACGCGCCACTTTGCCTTGTTGAGTGTGGACCAGACCAGCGCCAGCCAGAAGCCGCAACGCTTCACGTGCAATGGGTTTGCTGACATCAAACTGCCGCGCGATTTCCCCTTCCGAGGGCAATGGATCGCCTGGTGCAATACGCCCGTCAAACAAGGCAGCCGCAATTTCATCCGAAACTGTGTCAGCAAGCCGCAAGGGCGCTGCCCGCTTCGTGTTGAACGTCAAACTGTCTGTCGTCGCACTAACCATGCTGGCTCCTTCATGATTTGGCATGCTCTAACACGCTTGATAGCAACATAGCAACTATGTTATTTAATTGCTATGTTGTATTGTTTACAGTAAGTCTGAGCGCGAAACGGGAGAAAACCGCCAATGACAAATGCGCGTCCAAATACGCAAAGAGAAAACCGTTCCGACGTCAGTCCTCTATGGGCAGTCAGAGTCCGGCCATGAGCGCGTCCTCTCAACAGCAGATCACCCGCAGCGCGCCTGCACCTGACATCAAAATCACGGATGTCATTGCCCATCCGCTGACGCAGAAGCTCCCGAAATCAACGGTCACATCATGGGGAACCTACGAGCATGTTTCTCTGGTTCTGGTGGAAATTCGCACCGACGCCGGCATTAACGGCATTGGCGAAACCCTGGCCCGCTTCGCGCCTAAAGCCTATGCGGAACTCATCAACACCACCCTGCGGCCAAGATTGATCGGCAAACCCGTGCACGAGATCAGCGCCCACTGGAATAACATGCGCCGGGCCCTGTCAGGCCGGTGCGGCGGCATGCTGATTGAGGCCATTGCGGGCGTCGATATTGCATTGTGGGACATTCTCGGCAAGGCCGCGAATATGCCCTTGTGGATGCTTTTAGGTGGCGAGGGTCGCACATCGATCCCTGTTTATGCAGCTTCCATCAACTGGGTTGAAGACGCTGAGGCAGATGCAGAACTGGATGCCTATCTGGAAGCCGGTTATCCCCGCATCAAGATCAAAACAGGCAAACAGGTCAAGGCATCCTGCCGCCGTATTGAACGTCTGCGCAAGCGGGCCGGTGATGCGGCAGAATTATGCATTGATTCCAATTGGGCTTACAACCTCGATGGCGCTGTTGAAGTTGCCAAGGCGCTGGAAGATAATGGTTATTTCTGGTTTGAAGAGCCCTTGAACCCGGAAGACGAAGCCGGATACGAGGAATTGCGCAAGCGCACCAGCGTCCCGCTGGCTGCGGGCGAAAGCAACTACACGGTCGATCAGGCGCAACGTCTGGTGCAGAACCGGACCCTGTCCGTGCTGCAGCCCGATATTGCGCGCTCCGGCGGCGTCACGGAAACAAGACGCATGGCTGAATTGGCCCATGCATGCGGTGTCGGTTACGCCCCTCATATCGGCATGTCAGGCATTGTGTGTGAGACCGCCAGCATTCATGTGGCGTCGGCCATGCCGAATTTGCGCATGATGGAATGCCACAGCGATATCAGCCCGTTCAAAACCGAACTGGCCGACATTGCCTCTGCCAGCCAGCGCCAAAAAGGCGGCGAGTTGAGCGTGCCGACCGGCCCGGGCCTTGGTCTGGAGATCAACTGGGACGTTGTTGAACGTCTCCGGACACCCTAGAAATGCAAGGCATGGAGACAAGCAAAGTGACAGACAACGCCACCGATCAGAATATGGAAGAAGCCATGCTGCGGGCACTACGCCTCAGCGATCCGGCTCTCAGTCGTTTCGATCCCATGCGGCGCATCATCAGCTTTGACCAGTTTTCCAAAGGCTATGCGGGCTGGTCCCAATTGGTGGGTAATTACGAGGATTCGCTGGACACAATGCTGCCCGGATATGCGCAACATACCAGCCCCATGCTATCGACGCTCAGTCATTGGGATGCCGGTTCCCACGGCGGTGCTGGCAGTTCTTACGCACTGAAAATCGCCACGCGCCCACGCACAGGCGCGCAAAACGTTGCCATCAAGCGGCATACGTTTCGCAAAAGAGGCCCCATTCGGTTTGAAACCTATTTCACCTTCAAGCCAGAGGCGACCGAATTGCAATTGAGCGAAACGGACGTTCGCTCGGTCGGGTTTCTGTTTGATCTGCAGGGCGGGGATAACGATCAGGATTCTGAACGTATCATGCCGCATCTGCGCTTTTTGAACGCCGAAAACGGTGTCCATCTGCAAAAGTGGCAATACAAGCCGCAAACATCTGATTTTACTGCCATTGGCACTGGCGACAAGACTGCCAGTCACTATCATCTGGAGCCCGAAGGCTGGCTTGACCTGCCCGGCGGCGCACAGCGGCTTTGCTACAATGAAATTCCCACAAAGGTAAATTGGACTTATCTGCGATTTGATTTTGATCTGGGTGACATGAAGGCCTTGGCCTTTCAGTGCAATGATCGCGAATTTGATGTGTCTGGTTTTGAATCCATCAAAATCCCGGCCATGAAAAACCTGTGGTGCATGCTGAATTTTGCGTTCTTTGCTGAAACAGATGTAGCCAAGAGTGCATTCCTCTACGTCGATTCTGTTTGCATTTCAGGAGATTTCTAATGCTACCGGAAAGCCATACAGCAATCGTCGCTCGCAACGAAAACTGGACAGGCCATGCAGCTAGTCCACCTTATGAATGTGGTTGGGCCCGCGAGGCCGTGTTCTTCATCCGCGCACTAAAGGCACCTGAAGGGCCCCAACCGGATGTCAATGTCGAGATATCACCAGATGGTATACGCTGGCTGCCGGAAGGTACGCGGGTTGCCATGCCGTCCGCGCAGGATGAAATTGCAGTTGCGCGTATCAGCAATTTTGGCAATTGGCTTCGCGTCCGTGCCGATTTTGAAGATGGCGCATCCAGCACAATATTGGTGACACTGCATCTGAAAGCCTGAAGACGCTGCCTATTGTGCAGGTTCCTCTTCCGGCACCACATTGGCCTGCACGTCTTGGCCTTGATCATCTTCAGTCTGCGTAATTTCAGGTGCTTGCGGACACTCGCGAAAAATCCGTGTCTGGCAGGTAGCACAAATTGTCTGATCAAGCGTTGGCACAATATCCGCAATCGCATCATTCTTGCTGAGATGAATATAGTGCTTGGTCAGGCTTTTCATCACCTTGAAGCGGCCCAGCTTGCTGATCGTGCGCGGCGTTCTGGTTTGCAGATGGAATGAGCCACCCATTATCTCACGCCGTTTTGCTTCATCAATCAGCAATTCCGCGCCCGGCAGATCAATTTCCCCGACACCTTTTACAATGAACAGGCAGTGTTTTTGGGACGGCCGCTCAATTTCGAACCGTCGAAACTGACGCCGTATAAACTCAACCGAGCCGAAATAAAGCGGCCCATCCAGCCGCGCAATCAGCAATTGCGGACATTCCGGCAGATTATTGGTGGCCGCGTTTTTGAACGGCCGATTGGGTTCAGAAGGGTCAGGCGAGCCGATGCCGATGAAGGGCCGGGATGTTTTATTGAGGAACAATGCCAGCGACAGAAGCACGCCTGCATAAATTGCAAATTCAAGATCAATGGCCAGAGACGAGACAAAAGTCACGCCGGCAATCCAGCTTTCCGTCTTGCTGGTTGTGAAAATATGCGCGATTTCGCGAAAATCAATCAGCTTCCAGGCCACCAGTATAATGACACCAGCCATGGCCGGTATCGGCACATAGGCGAAATAAGGTGCCACCAGCAACAGGATCAGAAACAGGAAGATGGCAGAGAAAATTGCCGACAAAGGTGTTTTGGCACCGGACTCATAATTAAGCCCGCTCCGGGTGAAAGAGGCGGAACCTGGATAGCAATGGAAGAAACTGCCCACCACATTGGAAACGCCCTGCCCGACAAATTCCCGGTTGCTGCTGATGTCCTGCCCGGATTTGGACGCAACAGCTTTTGAAATGGACATGGCCTCCAGCAAGCCAACCATGGCAATGGCAAAGGCGGGCGAGGCCAGATCCTGCAAGGCGCCAAACCCAAGGTTCGGCATTTCAAATGCAGGAATAACAGACGGGATAAGACCGATGGTAGCAACATCCAGATCCGACCCGCCAAGCGCCAGATAAACCAGCGTCCCAACCAGCAGGGCCAGCAAATAGTTGGGCCAGCGCGGGCGCAGACGTTTGACCATATAGCCAGTTGTAAGCGCAGACAGGGCAATACCCAGCGAGACCGGGTCCACAAGGGTAATATTGGTCCACAATGCCGTGACGAATTCCGTCAGATGTTCCGGGCGCGGCAAATCAAGCCCCAGCGCGGATTTGATCTGCGTCATCGCAATCAACAAGGCGGCACCGGTAATGAAACCCGTCATCACCGAATGAGACACAAAATCCACCAGCGCGCCCAGCCGGGCCAGGCCCAGCACCCACTGATATAGTCCCACCAGCAGGGCAAGGGTGACTGCGGCTTGAATAAACTGACCGCTGCCCGGCGTATAAATGCCGGAAAGGGCACCAAAAACCAGAGCGGAAATCGCTGTCGTCGGTCCGGAAACCGTATGCCAGGACGAGCCAAACAACGCGGCAACGACAGGCGTTATCATGGCGGTATAGAAGCCGTATTCCGGCGGCAGACCGGCAATGGCGGCAAAAGCTATGCCCTGCGGCAAAACGATGGTTGCACCGGTGAGACCGGCAAACGCATCATCACGTATGGAATACCGATTGACCCGGCCAAACCAGTCCGGTCGACGGAACAATTGCTGCAGTGAATGCACGATCAGACTGATAACGGTCGACAGATACTTGCTCACAAGCCTGTCACGCTGTCAGAAACGTTTATTCGCAGTCTTGGGTACGCAGGTCTCATTTCGGCCTTTGCTGGATCCGGAAGGATTATCAACAGACCCATAAACCTACTTTAGCTTTTTGGCAAAAGCACCGGACCAGATTCTTCAAAACGCATGGCCACAGCTGCGCCGGTCTCAAATACGGAACTCACATTACCCGACACCGCAAACAAGGTTCCGAACCCGGTTTCAACCGTGTATTCCATGTGACTGCCCACATAGGTGGCCTTTACAATTTTTGCATCCATGGTGTGCTCCGAAGCACCGGCCTGCAATTCAACCCGGCTTGGACGTACTGCCAGCGTTGCAGCACCTGGTGCCATACCCCGAGCAGGCAATTTATGGCTGTACGATCCGATGCTGATGGTCGCCACATCCTTGTCGACGCTGTCGACATGACAGGGAACAAGATTCGCCTCGCCAATAAAATCGGCAACGAATGCGTCATTGGGCAATTCATAAAGATCGCGCGGACTGCCCTCCTGTGCAATCTGCGCATTACGCATCACCACAATACGATCAGAGACAGCCAGCGCCTCTTCCTGATCATGGGTCACGTAAACAACTGTGAGACCCAGATTTTGCTGAATCTCCCGAATTTCTTCACGCACCTGCCGCCGCAATTTCGCGTCCAGATTTGACAGCGGCTCATCAAACAAAAGCACCTGTGGCTCCAGCACCAGCGCGCGCGCCACTGCAACGCGCTGTTGTTGTCCGCCAGATAATTCCGACGGCAGGCGATCCCCATAGCCATTCAGCCCGACAAGATCGAGGCCAGCCAAGGCACGCTCCCGCGTTTCACTTTTGTCGAAACCGGAGAATTTCAGCCCGTAAGACACATTCTCCAGCACATTCATGTGCGGAAACAGCGCATAGGACTGAAATACCATGGACACGTCGCGGTCTGTTGCCGGCAGTTTCGTGACATCCGTATCGCCAATCAGAATCTGGCCTTCCGTCGCCATTTCCAGACCGGCAATCATACGCAAGGTGGTTGTCTTGCCACAGCCGGAAGGCCCCAGCAGAGTTACCAACTGCCCCGGTTCAATGTGCAGCGAAATATCATCTACGGCCAGCACATCCCGGCCATAGACTTTTTTGACATTCCGGAATGTTACCGAAGCCGCCTTGCTGCTGGTAGCCATTGTCATGGGTTATTCCTCGATCCGTCTCATTGCTTTGGCGGGCTCATGCGACGCCCAATATTTGTCTTGCCAACAGCCAGTTGCAAAATGGCAATGGCAAGAAGCATGACGAAAATCAGTGCTGTGGAATAGGCAATCGCCAGGCCATAATCATTATTCTCCACCCGTCCGATAATGTAGCTGGTCGCCATGTCATATTCGGCACTGACCAGAAAGATCACCGCTGAGATGGCCGTCATGGCCCGCACAAACGAATAAACCAATGCTGCCAGAATAGCCGGTCGCAACAGGGGCAGAATGACATTGCGGAATGTTTGCGCACTGTTGGCCCCAAGGGTCAGCGAACTTTCATCAAGGCTTTTGTCCAGTTGGCTCATGGACGCAATGCCGGCACGAACTCCCACGGGCATATTGCGGAAAATAAAGCTGACAATCAGAATCACACCTGTGCCGGTCAATTCGATCGGCGGCACATTAAAGGCCAGAATATAGCTGACGCCAATCACCGTTCCGGGAATGGCGAAACTCAGCATCGTGCCAAATTCAAAGGCATTTTTGCCAATGAAAGTCTGCCGTGTCAGCAGATAGGCGGTAATCAGCCCTACACCTGCCGTCAGCGGTGCGGCAATAGCTGCAATCTGCACTGTGGTCCAGAAACTGTTCCAGGCTGAGCCGGTCCATCGCAGGCCTTCTTCGCCCATCCGCACAGAAAAGGCAGTCACATAATGCTTGAAGGTCAGCGTATTGTTGACGCCCCAAAGCTCGACAAATGAGCCATAGACGATCATCACATAGACGACGATTGTGAACAGCGCCCACACACCAGCCGAAACGAAAACCGGAATGGCAAGCCCGTTTGGCATATGCGGATGAATGCCTGAATCGCCCTTGCCGGACACGGTTGTGTAAGATTTCTTTCCAAGCCAGAAACGTTGCGCATAAAACGCGGACAAGGTGAAGGTGAGCAGGACAATGGCCAGAACGGCCGCACGGCCCTGATCATATTGCGCTCCGACAATGGCAAAGAAAATTTCCGTTGAAAGCACATCAAAGTTTCCGCCCAGAACCAGCGGATTGCCAAAATCAGCCATGCTTTCGATGAAGCCGAGCAGAAATGCATTGGCAAGGCCCGGTCGCATCAGCGGCAGGGACACGGTTTTGAACACCTGCCACTTACTGGCCCGCAGGGTTTGCGCCGCCTCCTCCATGGAGGGGCTGACACCTTCCACAACCCCGATCAGCACCAGAAATGCGATGGGCGTAAAGGCCAGCAATTGGGCAATCAAGACGCCGGGCATTCCATAGACCCAGCGGGTTGGCTGAACACCAAACAGATCAGACACAAAGACCGTCACCGAACCGGAAAGGCCGAACAGCAGGATCAGCGCCAGACCAATAACGAAGGGCGGTGTGATGATGGGCAAAACGGTCAGCGCGCGGAGCAATTTTTTGTGCCGAAAGCCGGAGCGCGTCACCACCAGCGCGAACACCAGCCCAAGAACTGTTGTCAAAAACCCGACCAGAACCGCCAGAACAAGTGAGTTCCAAGCCGCCCCGCATTTGCCACCGGACAGACAGCCAAGCCCCCACAATCGAGGGCTCAGGAATTTAGAGAAAAACACCGATACCGAATACGAGCCTTCTTCGGTAATGAAGGCGGCAATCAGCATGCGTGCAATTGGAAAAAATACGAAAACGCCAACCACAGCGACCACAAAGCCGATCGACGACACCACAAAGACATCGCCATTGACTGCGCCCCTTGCGGCTATGCCCTGGGTCAGCAGAAACAGGAAACAGGCAGAGACCAGCATGGCGCCGTAGCCCATGCCAAACTGGCGGTCGTCCAATGTTCCGAAGATCGCCTCCAGCCAACCATAGGACCAGCCGCGCAAACCAATGCCAAACCCCTGGGCTATCAGCCACGCAAAGCCAAAAGCACCTGCGAGAATCAGCGTGTTTGCGTAACGCGCGTCTTCCTTGCCAATCCGATAGGCGAACAACGCCCCAATCAGCGGCAGCAGCAACGGCGCCAGCCACAGTTTTTCACCCTGCGTGATGAGAAAGATGCCGGGCGCATAGTCACTGTCAAACGGATAGCCGTCGACCAGCCATTCAAAGGTCCAGAAATCCTCGATCCCATACCATGGCAGGATCAGAAAACCGACCCACCCGACAATGATCCAGAAGATCAGAACCGGGAAGGTCTTTTTTGTAGGTGATTGCATGTTTGCTGCTTACTGCGGGAGTGTTGACACCTCGTCATCCCACTTCTTCAGCAGACGCTTACGCTCGTCACTGGAGCCATATTTGCCGAAATCATAGTCAATCAGCTTGATGGATGCCAGATCAGGCGCTTTGTCGGATGTCGGTGCCATTGTGTTGGACGGCACCTGAAACGCATTCACTTCCAGAGCCAATGCCTGTGCTTCTTTCGACAGCGCCCAGTCATAGAACTTCTTCGCGTTTTCCA is a genomic window containing:
- a CDS encoding carbohydrate ABC transporter permease, yielding MNLSQKQLQLIKRVLWTVSLLIVAVPFVFPFLWMVSSGFKNSAEIFGQPSLFPAIWRWQNFLDVFDHQPFAQQYFNSLYISAAVTVITLVISSLAGYALARLRFAGSALLMLFLISALMVPEEVTIIPNFFLIRWMGLMDTHMPLILLPVFGAHGVMATFLMRQYFVALPKELEEAGKMDGLSRVGIWWKIAIPMSRPALAAVAIITFLHSWNLFLEPLVFLSSLEKFTLPLALSNFTDAYGLPLWHLQLAATTLAVIPILGVYLIAQRQIIESFAMSGVKG
- a CDS encoding carbohydrate ABC transporter permease codes for the protein MTPSEKTATMAQATRVPWLTLRRKEALEAWLFVSPTLIGFIIFFLGPLIAVGLYSLTEWNLLSQESTYVGVENFRDALTVNPDFWLVVRNSALFALGLVPMNMALALTLALALSRPFFGVVFFRTIFFAPVITSAVAWAIVWKFLLQGEAGAVNQLLASIGIDGPNWLREPNWAMFAVIVTRVIKMVGLNMILYIAALQAIPRDYEQAAQLEGASRWQIFRMVIWPLLAPTTLIIMVITTIGSFKVFDHIYLMTGGGPENGTLVLAYYIYQQGFEFFNVGYASALAIIMFVIVLALTIVQLILRQKGSG
- a CDS encoding sugar ABC transporter substrate-binding protein, with the protein product MFRTKITAAALLGASFLVSPAVAQELRFTVWTGNDAHLNMLNSIGESFKAKHPDVTVTFETIPAGDYIQKLTFQLAGGTPPDLGWMFENSMPTFVKAGVLDELTPTLAATEGYDLEDFSKPAMALWSNDGAVYGVPFSTSPFMMFFNKDMFDAAGLEDPLTLADKGEWDMAKFREVSAALAAANEGKWGFEFKDGQGYDSRIMHAIMPPIRVYGGNAFDGGECGFEKPEAVAAVTQLHEMIFKDGSIVPPGEQGDFFSGSSAMTINQISRASKMPDAGFNWGIAPLPTGPAGASPVIGQAGLVVFSKSENPELAKEFIAHMTNAENVAVMAQFFPPARKSVLDSEAFTNANALIPAAQMANVKAAITDGQVLPSHERTPQIEAAMKPRFDALWKADANVEEALKAVCAAIQSEL
- a CDS encoding SDR family NAD(P)-dependent oxidoreductase, which translates into the protein MADSAGSLSGKRALVTGANSDIGYAIAQALAAEGAELVLHRRADAKKTGDDRQLFETCPVILADFLESDGASRLAKAALETGQIDILIANAAMEKRQSWQDVDPAFINAHVSANFTSMLMLIGALVPSMEQRKWGRVVAIGSVMATRPRAETTVYAALKSAQLTALRAIARDVAPNGVTMNVVSPGAIETDHMAALYAKPDFRNAVTAKIPMARPGTPKDLVAPVTMLCGDGASYITGVDIPVNGGWDIGDAPGNLMEFVQ
- a CDS encoding FadR/GntR family transcriptional regulator, which codes for MVSATTDSLTFNTKRAAPLRLADTVSDEIAAALFDGRIAPGDPLPSEGEIARQFDVSKPIAREALRLLAGAGLVHTQQGKVARAKAMTGEPLDRIYGYAVRSSLKRLQEANEMRLVLESGIARLAANRRDQKGLTLMKQALEVMRSSIGEPEDFTQADIDFHLGMALATGNTMIRMQVEGMRSVQREVSELFSRRSNRSKADWQATVLRHEAIYDAIAAGYQAGAQASLVAHYDAADIASFEVANG
- a CDS encoding mandelate racemase/muconate lactonizing enzyme family protein is translated as MSASSQQQITRSAPAPDIKITDVIAHPLTQKLPKSTVTSWGTYEHVSLVLVEIRTDAGINGIGETLARFAPKAYAELINTTLRPRLIGKPVHEISAHWNNMRRALSGRCGGMLIEAIAGVDIALWDILGKAANMPLWMLLGGEGRTSIPVYAASINWVEDAEADAELDAYLEAGYPRIKIKTGKQVKASCRRIERLRKRAGDAAELCIDSNWAYNLDGAVEVAKALEDNGYFWFEEPLNPEDEAGYEELRKRTSVPLAAGESNYTVDQAQRLVQNRTLSVLQPDIARSGGVTETRRMAELAHACGVGYAPHIGMSGIVCETASIHVASAMPNLRMMECHSDISPFKTELADIASASQRQKGGELSVPTGPGLGLEINWDVVERLRTP
- a CDS encoding DUF6772 family protein; translated protein: MEEAMLRALRLSDPALSRFDPMRRIISFDQFSKGYAGWSQLVGNYEDSLDTMLPGYAQHTSPMLSTLSHWDAGSHGGAGSSYALKIATRPRTGAQNVAIKRHTFRKRGPIRFETYFTFKPEATELQLSETDVRSVGFLFDLQGGDNDQDSERIMPHLRFLNAENGVHLQKWQYKPQTSDFTAIGTGDKTASHYHLEPEGWLDLPGGAQRLCYNEIPTKVNWTYLRFDFDLGDMKALAFQCNDREFDVSGFESIKIPAMKNLWCMLNFAFFAETDVAKSAFLYVDSVCISGDF